Proteins encoded in a region of the Rhizobium sp. CC-YZS058 genome:
- a CDS encoding ABC transporter permease subunit: MNRLASALFNRLVIIIPYGWLLIFFLIPFFIVLRISLSSTAISMPPYEPVFSLADGLSGTLEKLGQLSFDNYVWLTEDALYTNAYLSSLTIAFFSTLLTLLIAYPIAYGMAKAPTGIRPTLLMLVILPFWTSFLIRVYAWIAILKPEGLLNQLLLSLGLIDTPLVILNTNTAIYIGIVYSYLPFMVLPLYSALEKMDHSLTEAALDLGCTPVSAFWRITFPLSLPGVIAGCLLVFIPAVGEFVIPDLLGGSETLMIGRTLWNEFNSNRDWPVSSAVAAILLLILVVPIMIFQRAQARADGEAR; the protein is encoded by the coding sequence ATGAACCGGCTTGCCTCCGCCCTCTTCAACCGTCTCGTGATCATCATCCCCTATGGCTGGCTGTTGATCTTCTTCCTCATTCCCTTCTTCATCGTGTTGCGCATCTCGCTGTCCAGCACGGCGATCTCCATGCCGCCCTACGAGCCGGTCTTCTCGCTCGCCGACGGTCTTTCCGGCACGCTGGAGAAGCTCGGTCAGCTCTCCTTCGACAATTACGTCTGGCTGACGGAAGACGCGCTCTACACCAATGCCTATCTTTCCAGCCTCACCATCGCCTTCTTCTCGACGCTGCTGACGCTGCTGATCGCCTATCCGATCGCCTATGGCATGGCCAAGGCACCGACAGGCATCCGCCCGACCCTGCTCATGCTGGTGATCCTGCCCTTCTGGACGAGCTTCCTGATCCGCGTCTATGCCTGGATCGCCATCCTCAAGCCCGAAGGACTGCTCAACCAGCTCTTGCTGTCGCTCGGCCTCATCGATACGCCACTGGTCATCCTCAACACCAATACGGCGATCTATATCGGCATCGTCTATTCCTACCTGCCCTTCATGGTGCTGCCGCTCTATTCGGCACTGGAGAAGATGGACCATAGCCTGACGGAAGCCGCGCTCGATCTCGGCTGCACGCCGGTTTCCGCCTTCTGGCGCATCACCTTCCCGCTGTCGCTGCCGGGCGTCATTGCCGGCTGCCTGCTGGTCTTCATCCCCGCCGTCGGCGAATTCGTCATTCCCGACCTGCTCGGCGGTTCGGAAACGCTGATGATCGGCCGCACGCTCTGGAACGAGTTCAATTCCAATCGCGACTGGCCGGTCTCCTCGGCCGTTGCCGCCATCCTGCTGCTGATCCTGGTGGTGCCGATCATGATCTTCCAGCGCGCCCAGGCGCGGGCAGACGGGGAGGCACGCTGA
- a CDS encoding ABC transporter permease → MPRWSRFNIASIVVGFAFLYLPIVLLVIFSFNESKLVTVWAGFSTKWYGALLNNQGLLDAAWVTARVGLLSATIATVLGTLAALAMTRYTRFRGRMLFSGMIYAPLVMPEVITGLSMLLLFVALGFDRGFWTLTIAHITFTMCFVAVVVQSRLVTFDQSIEEAAMDLGATPVATFFQVTLPVIAPAVFSGWVLAFTLSLDDLVISSFTSGPGATTLPMKIYSQVRLGVTPEINAVCTILIGIVAFGVLVASIISRRREAQRQADERAAFGA, encoded by the coding sequence ATGCCTCGCTGGTCCCGTTTCAACATCGCCTCGATCGTCGTCGGCTTCGCCTTCCTCTATCTGCCGATCGTGCTTCTGGTCATCTTCTCCTTCAACGAGTCGAAGCTCGTCACCGTCTGGGCGGGTTTCTCGACCAAATGGTACGGCGCCCTTCTCAACAATCAGGGCCTGCTCGATGCCGCCTGGGTGACGGCGCGCGTCGGCCTGCTCTCGGCCACGATCGCCACGGTGCTCGGCACGCTGGCAGCCCTTGCCATGACCCGCTACACCCGCTTTCGCGGCCGCATGCTGTTTTCCGGCATGATCTATGCGCCGCTGGTCATGCCCGAGGTGATCACCGGCCTTTCCATGCTGCTGCTTTTCGTGGCGCTCGGCTTCGACCGCGGATTCTGGACGCTGACCATCGCCCATATCACCTTCACCATGTGCTTCGTCGCCGTGGTGGTGCAGTCGCGCCTCGTCACCTTCGACCAGTCGATCGAGGAAGCGGCGATGGATCTCGGCGCGACGCCGGTGGCGACCTTCTTCCAGGTGACCCTGCCGGTCATTGCCCCCGCCGTCTTCTCGGGCTGGGTGCTGGCTTTCACGCTGTCGCTCGACGACCTCGTCATCTCCAGCTTTACCTCCGGGCCCGGCGCCACCACCCTGCCGATGAAGATCTACAGCCAGGTCCGCCTGGGCGTGACGCCGGAAATCAACGCCGTCTGCACGATCCTGATCGGCATCGTCGCCTTCGGCGTCCTCGTCGCCTCCATCATCTCCCGCCGCCGCGAAGCCCAGCGCCAGGCCGACGAAAGGGCCGCGTTTGGGGCGTGA